In one window of Microtus pennsylvanicus isolate mMicPen1 chromosome 2, mMicPen1.hap1, whole genome shotgun sequence DNA:
- the Tpd52l2 gene encoding tumor protein D54 isoform X1, with protein sequence MDSASQDINLNSPNKGVLSDFMTDVPVDPGVAPRTPAVEGLTEVEEEELRAELAKVEEEIVTLRQVLAAKERHCGELKRRLGLSPLGELKQNLSRSWHDVQVSTAYVKTSEKLGEWNEKVTQSDLYKKTQETLSQAGQKTSAALSTMGSAISRKLGDMRAHSFSHSFSSYSIRHSISMPTMRNSATFKSFEDRVGTIKSKVVGSRENGSDNLPSSPGSGDQPLPDHAPF encoded by the exons ATGGACTCCGCCAGCCAAG ATATCAACCTGAATTCTCCTAACAAAGGTGTGCTGTCTGATTTCATGACTGATGTCCCTGTCGACCCAGGTGTGGCCCCCCGGACCCCAGCTGTAGAGGGCCTgacagaggtggaggaagaagagctCCGGGCTGAGCTTGCTAAG GTGGAAGAAGAAATTGTCACTCTGCGCCAGGTCCTGGCAGCCAAAGAGAGGCACTGTGGAGAGCTGAAAAGGAGGCTGGGCCTTTCTCCTTTAGGGGAGCTGAAGCAGAACCTGTCTAGGAGCTGGCATGATGTGCAGGTCTCTACTGC CTATGTGAAAACGTCTGAGAAACTTGGAGAGTGGAATGAGAAAGTGACCCAGTCTGACCT CTACAAGAAGACTCAAGAAACCCTTTCACAGGCAGGACAGAAGACATCTGCTGCCTTGTCTACCATGGGCTCTGCCATCAGTAGGAAGCTTGGAGACATGAG GGCTCATTCGTTCTCACACTCCTTTAG CAGCTACTCCATCCGCCACTCGATAAGTATGCCGACCATGAG GAACTCTGCAACCTTCAAGTCTTTTGAAGACCGAGTAGGGACCATAAAG TCTAAGGTTGTGGGTAGCAGAGAGAATGGCAGCGATAACCTCCCTTCCTCACCTGGAAGTGGTGACCAGCCATTACCGGATCATGCCCCTTTCTAA
- the Tpd52l2 gene encoding tumor protein D54 isoform X7 has product MDSASQDINLNSPNKGVLSDFMTDVPVDPGVAPRTPAVEGLTEVEEEELRAELAKVEEEIVTLRQVLAAKERHCGELKRRLGLSPLGELKQNLSRSWHDVQVSTAYVKTSEKLGEWNEKVTQSDLYKKTQETLSQAGQKTSAALSTMGSAISRKLGDMSSYSIRHSISMPTMRNSATFKSFEDRVGTIKG; this is encoded by the exons ATGGACTCCGCCAGCCAAG ATATCAACCTGAATTCTCCTAACAAAGGTGTGCTGTCTGATTTCATGACTGATGTCCCTGTCGACCCAGGTGTGGCCCCCCGGACCCCAGCTGTAGAGGGCCTgacagaggtggaggaagaagagctCCGGGCTGAGCTTGCTAAG GTGGAAGAAGAAATTGTCACTCTGCGCCAGGTCCTGGCAGCCAAAGAGAGGCACTGTGGAGAGCTGAAAAGGAGGCTGGGCCTTTCTCCTTTAGGGGAGCTGAAGCAGAACCTGTCTAGGAGCTGGCATGATGTGCAGGTCTCTACTGC CTATGTGAAAACGTCTGAGAAACTTGGAGAGTGGAATGAGAAAGTGACCCAGTCTGACCT CTACAAGAAGACTCAAGAAACCCTTTCACAGGCAGGACAGAAGACATCTGCTGCCTTGTCTACCATGGGCTCTGCCATCAGTAGGAAGCTTGGAGACATGAG CAGCTACTCCATCCGCCACTCGATAAGTATGCCGACCATGAG GAACTCTGCAACCTTCAAGTCTTTTGAAGACCGAGTAGGGACCATAAAG GGTTAA
- the Tpd52l2 gene encoding tumor protein D54 isoform X5, whose protein sequence is MDSASQDINLNSPNKGVLSDFMTDVPVDPGVAPRTPAVEGLTEVEEEELRAELAKVEEEIVTLRQVLAAKERHCGELKRRLGLSPLGELKQNLSRSWHDVQVSTAYKKTQETLSQAGQKTSAALSTMGSAISRKLGDMSSYSIRHSISMPTMRNSATFKSFEDRVGTIKSKVVGSRENGSDNLPSSPGSGDQPLPDHAPF, encoded by the exons ATGGACTCCGCCAGCCAAG ATATCAACCTGAATTCTCCTAACAAAGGTGTGCTGTCTGATTTCATGACTGATGTCCCTGTCGACCCAGGTGTGGCCCCCCGGACCCCAGCTGTAGAGGGCCTgacagaggtggaggaagaagagctCCGGGCTGAGCTTGCTAAG GTGGAAGAAGAAATTGTCACTCTGCGCCAGGTCCTGGCAGCCAAAGAGAGGCACTGTGGAGAGCTGAAAAGGAGGCTGGGCCTTTCTCCTTTAGGGGAGCTGAAGCAGAACCTGTCTAGGAGCTGGCATGATGTGCAGGTCTCTACTGC CTACAAGAAGACTCAAGAAACCCTTTCACAGGCAGGACAGAAGACATCTGCTGCCTTGTCTACCATGGGCTCTGCCATCAGTAGGAAGCTTGGAGACATGAG CAGCTACTCCATCCGCCACTCGATAAGTATGCCGACCATGAG GAACTCTGCAACCTTCAAGTCTTTTGAAGACCGAGTAGGGACCATAAAG TCTAAGGTTGTGGGTAGCAGAGAGAATGGCAGCGATAACCTCCCTTCCTCACCTGGAAGTGGTGACCAGCCATTACCGGATCATGCCCCTTTCTAA
- the Tpd52l2 gene encoding tumor protein D54 isoform X8, producing MDSASQDINLNSPNKGVLSDFMTDVPVDPGVAPRTPAVEGLTEVEEEELRAELAKVEEEIVTLRQVLAAKERHCGELKRRLGLSPLGELKQNLSRSWHDVQVSTAYKKTQETLSQAGQKTSAALSTMGSAISRKLGDMRNSATFKSFEDRVGTIKSKVVGSRENGSDNLPSSPGSGDQPLPDHAPF from the exons ATGGACTCCGCCAGCCAAG ATATCAACCTGAATTCTCCTAACAAAGGTGTGCTGTCTGATTTCATGACTGATGTCCCTGTCGACCCAGGTGTGGCCCCCCGGACCCCAGCTGTAGAGGGCCTgacagaggtggaggaagaagagctCCGGGCTGAGCTTGCTAAG GTGGAAGAAGAAATTGTCACTCTGCGCCAGGTCCTGGCAGCCAAAGAGAGGCACTGTGGAGAGCTGAAAAGGAGGCTGGGCCTTTCTCCTTTAGGGGAGCTGAAGCAGAACCTGTCTAGGAGCTGGCATGATGTGCAGGTCTCTACTGC CTACAAGAAGACTCAAGAAACCCTTTCACAGGCAGGACAGAAGACATCTGCTGCCTTGTCTACCATGGGCTCTGCCATCAGTAGGAAGCTTGGAGACATGAG GAACTCTGCAACCTTCAAGTCTTTTGAAGACCGAGTAGGGACCATAAAG TCTAAGGTTGTGGGTAGCAGAGAGAATGGCAGCGATAACCTCCCTTCCTCACCTGGAAGTGGTGACCAGCCATTACCGGATCATGCCCCTTTCTAA
- the Abhd16b gene encoding ABHD16B, producing the protein MCVICFVKALVHVFKIYLTANYTYNFRGWPVDFRWDDVHASGSGSSHRALTCAAAAAGVWLLHDAALGADTLTRSPRGARSQAQCLLQQIRELPSQLASYALAHSLGRWLVYPGSMFLMTRALLPLLQQGQERLVERYGGRRAKLVACDGNEIDTMFMDRRKHPGSHGRGLRLVICCEGNAGFYEMGCLSAPLEAGYSVLGWNHPGFGGSTGAPFPQHDANAMDVVIKYALHRLNFPPAYVVVYGWSIGGFTATWATMTYPELGALVLDATFDDLVPLALKVMPHSWKGLVVRTVREHFNLNVAEQLCCYPGPVLLLRRTQDDVVSTSNHVATLPSCPGEGDVEGNRGNELLLRLLQHRYPSVMAREGSTVVTRWLRTSNLAQEAAFYARYRVDEEWCLAMLRSYRERRQEEMDDAEAWGPHGPTFPWLVGQDLSARRRRQLALFLARKHLKNLEATHCSPLEPEDFQLPWGL; encoded by the coding sequence ATGTGTGTCATCTGCTTTGTGAAGGCACTAGTGCACGTGTTCAAGATCTACTTGACAGCGAACTACACTTACAATTTCCGCGGCTGGCCGGTGGACTTCCGCTGGGATGACGTGCATGCCTCCGGCTCTGGCAGCAGCCATCGAGCCTTGACATGTGCTGCAGCTGCAGCAGGTGTGTGGCTGCTACATGATGCAGCACTGGGCGCGGACACACTCACAAGGTCTCCACGTGGGGCTCGGAGCCAAGCACAGTGCCTCCTTCAGCAGATCCGTGAGCTGCCCAGCCAACTCGCCAGCTATGCGCTGGCCCATTCCCTGGGCCGCTGGCTTGTATACCCTGGATCTATGTTTTTGATGACGCGCGCGCTATTGCCTCTACTGCAGCAGGGCCAAGAACGTCTAGTGGAGCGCTACGGTGGGCGGCGTGCCAAGCTGGTGGCTTGCGATGGCAATGAGATTGACACGATGTTCATGGATCGTCGCAAGCATCCAGGCAGCCATGGCCGTGGCCTGCGACTGGTTATATGTTGTGAAGGCAATGCTGGCTTCTATGAGATGGGCTGTCTGTCCGCACCTCTGGAGGCTGGATACTCAGTGTTAGGTTGGAACCACCCTGGTTTCGGGGGCAGCACAGGAGCACCTTTTCCTCAACATGATGCAAATGCAATGGATGTGGTCATCAAGTATGCATTGCACCGCCTGAACTTCCCGCCAGCATATGTCGTGGTTTATGGCTGGTCTATTGGAGGCTTCACAGCCACCTGGGCCACTATGACTTACCCAGAACTGGGTGCACTGGTGTTGGATGCCACCTTTGATGATCTGGTGCCACTAGCGCTGAAGGTCATGCCCCACAGTTGGAAGGGGTTGGTGGTACGCACTGTAAGGGAGCACTTCAATCTCAATGTTGCTGAGCAGTTATGCTGCTACCCAGGCCCAGTTCTGTTGCTCAGACGCACCCAAGATGATGTTGTCAGCACCTCGAACCATGTAGCTACTCTGCCATCCTGTCCAGGGGAGGGCGATGTGGAAGGTAACCGTGGCAATGAGCTGCTCTTGCGCCTGCTACAGCACCGATACCCGTCTGTGATGGCCCGCGAGGGCAGCACGGTGGTAACCCGTTGGCTGCGCACCAGCAACTTGGCTCAAGAAGCTGCATTCTACGCGCGCTACCGCGTTGATGAGGAGTGGTGCTTGGCAATGCTGCGTTCTTATCGTGAGCGCCGCCAGGAGGAGATGGATGATGCTGAGGCCTGGGGGCCACACGGACCTACTTTCCCCTGGCTTGTGGGTCAAGACCTGAGTGCCCGGCGGCGCCGGCAGCTTGCACTGTTCCTAGCACGCAAGCACCTCAAAAACTTGGAGGCAACACACTGCAGCCCACTGGAGCCTGAGGACTTTCAATTGCCCTGGGGACTGTAG
- the Tpd52l2 gene encoding tumor protein D54 isoform X4, which produces MDSASQDINLNSPNKGVLSDFMTDVPVDPGVAPRTPAVEGLTEVEEEELRAELAKVEEEIVTLRQVLAAKERHCGELKRRLGLSPLGELKQNLSRSWHDVQVSTAYVKTSEKLGEWNEKVTQSDLYKKTQETLSQAGQKTSAALSTMGSAISRKLGDMRNSATFKSFEDRVGTIKSKVVGSRENGSDNLPSSPGSGDQPLPDHAPF; this is translated from the exons ATGGACTCCGCCAGCCAAG ATATCAACCTGAATTCTCCTAACAAAGGTGTGCTGTCTGATTTCATGACTGATGTCCCTGTCGACCCAGGTGTGGCCCCCCGGACCCCAGCTGTAGAGGGCCTgacagaggtggaggaagaagagctCCGGGCTGAGCTTGCTAAG GTGGAAGAAGAAATTGTCACTCTGCGCCAGGTCCTGGCAGCCAAAGAGAGGCACTGTGGAGAGCTGAAAAGGAGGCTGGGCCTTTCTCCTTTAGGGGAGCTGAAGCAGAACCTGTCTAGGAGCTGGCATGATGTGCAGGTCTCTACTGC CTATGTGAAAACGTCTGAGAAACTTGGAGAGTGGAATGAGAAAGTGACCCAGTCTGACCT CTACAAGAAGACTCAAGAAACCCTTTCACAGGCAGGACAGAAGACATCTGCTGCCTTGTCTACCATGGGCTCTGCCATCAGTAGGAAGCTTGGAGACATGAG GAACTCTGCAACCTTCAAGTCTTTTGAAGACCGAGTAGGGACCATAAAG TCTAAGGTTGTGGGTAGCAGAGAGAATGGCAGCGATAACCTCCCTTCCTCACCTGGAAGTGGTGACCAGCCATTACCGGATCATGCCCCTTTCTAA
- the Tpd52l2 gene encoding tumor protein D54 isoform X3, producing the protein MDSASQDINLNSPNKGVLSDFMTDVPVDPGVAPRTPAVEGLTEVEEEELRAELAKVEEEIVTLRQVLAAKERHCGELKRRLGLSPLGELKQNLSRSWHDVQVSTAYKKTQETLSQAGQKTSAALSTMGSAISRKLGDMRAHSFSHSFSSYSIRHSISMPTMRNSATFKSFEDRVGTIKSKVVGSRENGSDNLPSSPGSGDQPLPDHAPF; encoded by the exons ATGGACTCCGCCAGCCAAG ATATCAACCTGAATTCTCCTAACAAAGGTGTGCTGTCTGATTTCATGACTGATGTCCCTGTCGACCCAGGTGTGGCCCCCCGGACCCCAGCTGTAGAGGGCCTgacagaggtggaggaagaagagctCCGGGCTGAGCTTGCTAAG GTGGAAGAAGAAATTGTCACTCTGCGCCAGGTCCTGGCAGCCAAAGAGAGGCACTGTGGAGAGCTGAAAAGGAGGCTGGGCCTTTCTCCTTTAGGGGAGCTGAAGCAGAACCTGTCTAGGAGCTGGCATGATGTGCAGGTCTCTACTGC CTACAAGAAGACTCAAGAAACCCTTTCACAGGCAGGACAGAAGACATCTGCTGCCTTGTCTACCATGGGCTCTGCCATCAGTAGGAAGCTTGGAGACATGAG GGCTCATTCGTTCTCACACTCCTTTAG CAGCTACTCCATCCGCCACTCGATAAGTATGCCGACCATGAG GAACTCTGCAACCTTCAAGTCTTTTGAAGACCGAGTAGGGACCATAAAG TCTAAGGTTGTGGGTAGCAGAGAGAATGGCAGCGATAACCTCCCTTCCTCACCTGGAAGTGGTGACCAGCCATTACCGGATCATGCCCCTTTCTAA
- the Tpd52l2 gene encoding tumor protein D54 isoform X2 has protein sequence MDSASQDINLNSPNKGVLSDFMTDVPVDPGVAPRTPAVEGLTEVEEEELRAELAKVEEEIVTLRQVLAAKERHCGELKRRLGLSPLGELKQNLSRSWHDVQVSTAYVKTSEKLGEWNEKVTQSDLYKKTQETLSQAGQKTSAALSTMGSAISRKLGDMSSYSIRHSISMPTMRNSATFKSFEDRVGTIKSKVVGSRENGSDNLPSSPGSGDQPLPDHAPF, from the exons ATGGACTCCGCCAGCCAAG ATATCAACCTGAATTCTCCTAACAAAGGTGTGCTGTCTGATTTCATGACTGATGTCCCTGTCGACCCAGGTGTGGCCCCCCGGACCCCAGCTGTAGAGGGCCTgacagaggtggaggaagaagagctCCGGGCTGAGCTTGCTAAG GTGGAAGAAGAAATTGTCACTCTGCGCCAGGTCCTGGCAGCCAAAGAGAGGCACTGTGGAGAGCTGAAAAGGAGGCTGGGCCTTTCTCCTTTAGGGGAGCTGAAGCAGAACCTGTCTAGGAGCTGGCATGATGTGCAGGTCTCTACTGC CTATGTGAAAACGTCTGAGAAACTTGGAGAGTGGAATGAGAAAGTGACCCAGTCTGACCT CTACAAGAAGACTCAAGAAACCCTTTCACAGGCAGGACAGAAGACATCTGCTGCCTTGTCTACCATGGGCTCTGCCATCAGTAGGAAGCTTGGAGACATGAG CAGCTACTCCATCCGCCACTCGATAAGTATGCCGACCATGAG GAACTCTGCAACCTTCAAGTCTTTTGAAGACCGAGTAGGGACCATAAAG TCTAAGGTTGTGGGTAGCAGAGAGAATGGCAGCGATAACCTCCCTTCCTCACCTGGAAGTGGTGACCAGCCATTACCGGATCATGCCCCTTTCTAA
- the Tpd52l2 gene encoding tumor protein D54 isoform X6: MDSASQDINLNSPNKGVLSDFMTDVPVDPGVAPRTPAVEGLTEVEEEELRAELAKVEEEIVTLRQVLAAKERHCGELKRRLGLSPLGELKQNLSRSWHDVQVSTAYVKTSEKLGEWNEKVTQSDLYKKTQETLSQAGQKTSAALSTMGSAISRKLGDMRAHSFSHSFSSYSIRHSISMPTMRNSATFKSFEDRVGTIKG; this comes from the exons ATGGACTCCGCCAGCCAAG ATATCAACCTGAATTCTCCTAACAAAGGTGTGCTGTCTGATTTCATGACTGATGTCCCTGTCGACCCAGGTGTGGCCCCCCGGACCCCAGCTGTAGAGGGCCTgacagaggtggaggaagaagagctCCGGGCTGAGCTTGCTAAG GTGGAAGAAGAAATTGTCACTCTGCGCCAGGTCCTGGCAGCCAAAGAGAGGCACTGTGGAGAGCTGAAAAGGAGGCTGGGCCTTTCTCCTTTAGGGGAGCTGAAGCAGAACCTGTCTAGGAGCTGGCATGATGTGCAGGTCTCTACTGC CTATGTGAAAACGTCTGAGAAACTTGGAGAGTGGAATGAGAAAGTGACCCAGTCTGACCT CTACAAGAAGACTCAAGAAACCCTTTCACAGGCAGGACAGAAGACATCTGCTGCCTTGTCTACCATGGGCTCTGCCATCAGTAGGAAGCTTGGAGACATGAG GGCTCATTCGTTCTCACACTCCTTTAG CAGCTACTCCATCCGCCACTCGATAAGTATGCCGACCATGAG GAACTCTGCAACCTTCAAGTCTTTTGAAGACCGAGTAGGGACCATAAAG GGTTAA